From Lewinellaceae bacterium:
ATCTTCATCAAGGAACGGGTGGATGCCGACAACCTGCTGATCGACCGCAACTTGTACAACTTCCGGAAAAACCGCCACTACGAACGCATCCAGAAGGCCATAGCCTACGCCGAGACGCCTATCTGCCGCAGCCAGCAATTGCTGGCCTATTTTGGCGAAACCAACGCCCCCAAATGCGGGATTTGCGATGTGTGCACCGGCCGTACCCACACGAAACTGGATACAGAAAGTTTTAACCTATACCAGGAAAAAATAGCGCAGTTGCTGGCCGACGAACCCCTGAGCCTGGAACAGGTGGTGGAATCTTTTGCTCCCCGCCGGCAGGAGGAAGTCCTGAAAACCCTGGAGTATATGCTTGATGAAGGAGTCATTGTGGAAGAGGACAACCGCCTGCTACGGCTGAGGATAGTTGATTAGTTGACTGGTTGATTGGTTGATTGGTTGATTGGTTGATTGGTTGATTGGTTGACTGGCTGGCTTAATTAACCTAATTACCTAATGAACCAACCATGCCCCGAATAGTATGCACCGTCACCAACGACCTCTCTTACGACCAGCGCATGATCCGCATCTGCGGCAGCCTGGCCCGGGCGGGTTATGAGGTGTTGCTGGTAGGCCGGATGCGGCGGGCCTCCCGGCCACTGAGAGAGGAGGCTTTCAAACAAAAGCGGTTGCCCTGTTTTTTTGAAAAGGGCAAGCTCTTTTACCTGGAGTACAATCTCCGGCTGCTGCTTTTCCTGCTGGCTACCCCTTTCGATGTGGTGAACGCCGTCGACCTGGACACCCTCCTGCCCGGTTTTTTAGTGAGCCGCCTCAAGGGCAAGCCTTGCGTTTACGATGCCCATGAATATTTTACCGAAGTGCCGGAAGTGGTGCGCCGGCCGGCGGTGAAGCGTTTATGGGAAGGGGTTGCCCGTTTTGCCATCCCACGGCTGAAATATGCCTATACGGTTGGCCCGGGGCTGGCCCGACTGCTGGAAAAGCGCTACGGCACGCCTTTTTCTGTGATCCGCAATGTGCCATTGCCCACAGCAAGCCCGGCCGGCAAGAGCGTTCCTGTATCCGAGCCGTACATCATCCTTTACCAGGGCGCCCTGAATGAGGGCCGGGGGCTGGAATTCGCCATCGAGGCCATGCAGAAAATGGAAGGGGCGGTGTTGTGGCTGGCCGGCGAAGGGGATCTGTCGGCCAGCCTGCGCGAACAGGTGCGGGATTCGGGGCTGGCAGAAAAGGTGCGCTTCCTGGGTTATTTGCCGCCGGCGGAGCTGCCGGCCCTGACCTCAAGAGCATACATTGGGTTGAACCTCCTGGAAAACAAGGGGCTGAGTTATTACTATTCGCTGGCCAACAAGGCTTTCGACTACATACAGGCCGGCGTGCCTTCTCTGAATATGGCTTTCCCGGAATATGTGCAACTACAGGAGGAGTATGGGGTATTTGTCCTGCTGGAAGAGCTGTCTTCTGCCGCCATCAGCCGGGCCATCCATAAGTTGCTGCAGGACAAAGAGTGGCATGAGCAAATCCGGAACAACTGCCTGCGGGCCGGCGAGGCGCTGAACTGGGAAAAGGAGGAGCGGCAGTTACTGGCGTTTTATAGGGATATTTGCCCAATGGCTTGATACTACTGCTACTTTACTTTAAAAAAGCCGCGTAGCGGCGATAGCTCATAGCGTTCGACTGAACTCACGCCGAAGTCCCGGAGCGTCAGCTCCGGGTTAGGAGGACAAGGGGTAGACAAGCTCCGTAGGAGCGACAGAATCGGGTTAACGGGGTTCTCTGTCGCTCCTACGGAGCTTAGTACCCTCACAATTCTTTACCAGGGGCTAACGCCCCTGGCAAAGATCTTTCGCCGCTACGCGGCTAAAATTTAAAGTAACAAAGTAGTATTAAAGTCCAGTAAAGTCCGAGCGCAATAGGAAATTGCGCCCCGACAACGAGCTTTTACATTTCCTCCAATAAAAGGCTCAACTTGTACAGGTCGAATAAAAAAAGGCTGGGGCGGCCAGACAGGAGATTGCGGAAAAACCAGGGCCGCAGCGCAGCCAGGGCCACCTTCGCCGGGGCAGCAAGCCCGGCCCGATACAGCTTTTCATAAAAAAGAGTAAGCCGGGTTTCTATTCCCGTTCCGGAGCGATACAGGAAGGCCAGATTATGCACCCCATCGCGGGCCTTGTCGAGGAAGGCACGGGCAGGCTCCAACCCGATGTGGATCAGGGGATTATCGATGTGTCGGATAGCCACGTTGCCCGCAAGAAGTTCCATGCCGAAAAGCGTATCCTCATGGCCGTACTGCCGGAGGCGTTCATCGAAGCGGATTTCCCGAAAAACAGAGGAGGGTATGAGGAAGTTGTTGGTCATAAAGTGATGGTAGGGATGTTTCCGGCGCCGGGCCGGCGGCATTTGTTCCCGTTGCGAGCCGTATCGCCAGTGCAGCAACAGCTTCGGGTCGCCGGGGGGGGACTCCAGGTAAATCCTGCCGCCGTAAAGCACGCTCTCCGGCTCCAGGGCTTCCACATATCGTTGCAGGTAGGCCTGATCCGGCGCCTCCGAGTCGCAATCGAGAAACAACAGGTGGCTGCCCCGGGCGGCATCGGCGAGCGCATTGCGTATCCTGGAACGACCGAGGTTTTCGGGCCATTCTTTGTACCGGACGGAAGAGAGCAGCGCCACTTCCCGGTTGAGCGTTTTCCACTGCTCTGCCGAGCCATCGTCGAAACAAAGGATTTCCGCCGGCAGAGATAAGCCCAGGGCCTGCCGGTGCAATTCTTCAACCAGGACGCGCACGTCAAAATTGTATACGGGTATGAGGATGGACAGCATGGAGCAGCATATTAGGGTAAAGCTGGCGGCATAATCGAAAATTTCAGTTTAAATTTCGCGTTATTGCCTTCTAATTTTACTATAAGCAACAGGGTTTCTAAATATTTTTTTAAATTGTTGATCCTACTACTAATTAATGAGAAGTACCTTTATCTCCACTGAATAACATTCAAGCGCAACAATACCAGGTGAATATGGGAAGAGCATTGTGTCTGGCACTATTTTTTGCCCTGTTATCCTTTTCGGCCGCTGAGGCACAGGATTTCATCATGCAGGGATGTTACTGGAGTTGCCCGGAGGACGACCCGAACATGGAGGTAGACACAGCTGCCCTGCAGTTTTGGGTAGAACGGATGGAAAAGCAGGCCATTGAATTATCCTACTCCGGTTTTTCCTACCTGTGGTTGCCTTCCCTGAAAATGAACAGCCCGGAAGCAGTTAAACGCCTCCTGCTGAGCCTGCAAAAGAAGGGCATCCAGCCCATAGCCAACCTGGAAGTAGGGGACGACAGCCTCTCCTTTGGCAGCCAGGCCGGCCACCTGCAGGAACGCTTCGACGTAAAGGCCTACAGCCTTCACCGCAAACAGGAACTGAACCCTCAGGCCACCGCCCGGGAGATCAACGAAATGTTCGTCAAAGGGACGCTGCCCCAGTTTGTAGTTGCCGCCCTCCCCTTCTCGTCCGACCCGGCCCGGCTGGGCAAATGGGCGGCAGAAGTCATCTACCACCTCAACCCCGCCGCCCGCCCCGAGATCGACCCCCGCGTTTATGACTACCCGCTGAGAGAAGCGCTGCGGCAGGCCTGCACCGATAGTGCTTTTGACGTTCGCCTGGTTTTCGAAAGGAGCATTCGCGATGCATCCGCCATCTCCGGCTTCAATATCGTGACCATGGCCAACCATCCGGTTTTTAAAAACCAGAACAATAAAAAGGGCGATTGGGATGACCCCATATCCGATCCCCTCCTGGCCTACGCCTATATCCTTACAAACAACCAACTGGGCTTGCCCACCATTTATTATGGCGACTACTACGGCGATCAGTCCGAGCTTCCGGAATATGCCGGGAAAAAACCCCTGAAGGAACAGATCGACCAGTTGATTAAAGCCCACAAGGATTACATCTACGGTTCCACTGCGGTTGAATACCTCAACCGGTTCAATACGGACAAGGCTTCTTTTTACCTCTCCGCCCTAAATGGCGTAGATAGCACCCGAGTGCTGATCTTTCAAATGGACGGCACCAATACCCCGGCGGGCGAGGCCAGCAACGGCGCTGGCAAAGACGTGTTGGTGGCCATCAATTTTGGCAATGACACCCTTCAGGCCATACAGGAGATCAACTACTCCAATCTCCGTCCCGGCGACCATTTCACAGATGTTCTTGGCTCTTCGCTCAGCCCCCGGCTAACTGTATTCAACGATACGGCCCACTCCATCAGAAACGCCGTCCTGCTTCGCCTGCCGCCGCGGTCCTTCGGGGCCTGGGTGCAGGGCCGGGCGGAAAAGGTCAGCGCCAGCCGCATCACCCTGGCGGCTTCCAGTTTTACCGATTATATAGAACTCAACTGGGACGTTGCCTACGAAGCCGCCGCCATTGGCTACGAAGTGGAACGGTCGGTCAACGGCAAGGATTTCAAACGGCTGGCCAGCATCGCTCCCATGGGGCAAGGGGAAGAGAGCGCTTCCTACTTGTACATCGACAAGGATATCTTCCTCAATGAACAGTTGGAGTATCGGATCAAAATGCTGGACAATGAAGGGGGCTACGAATATTCGCCGCCGGTGAAAACCCGCCTTAAGGATAAGGAGCTGAGCTTTGAGCTGCATGAAGGGCCCGGCGAGTGGATGAAAACCATTCGCGTGAAGAGCAACTATAGCGCCCGGGCGGAAGTGGAGCTCTTCGACGCCAAGGGCACACGGGTTTTCCAGCGGACGGAAAGCATACAGAAAGGAAGCAATCTCTCCGAGCTGGACTTAAGCCGGCTGCCCAACGGAGTGTATTACCTGAGTTTCTCCGTCGGTGCCGGCAAGGCCTGGTCGAGGAGGTTGGTAAAACAGTAAATTAACGTGAGGGTTGAGGCTGAGGTTGAGGCTGAGGTTGAGGTTGAGGCTGAGGTTTCTGCCAGCCACTGCTGTCCTCAACCTCAACCTCAAATTAAATTACAATTCGAGAAGCCCCTCCGGAAGGTCCATTTCGATACGCTGCCCTTCGGCATCTACTTCCAGAATGAGCTGGCTGCTGAGGGGTATGAGCACCTCCCGGCCTTCGTATTGCAGGACAGCCATCAACTGCTGGGGCAGTTCAATCACCTCTTCGATCCGCCCAACTTCTCCCAGGGCTTGATCAAAAATCCGGAAACCTTCCAGGGCGCTGAGGTTGAGGGGCTGCTCGAGGGATTCCTCCGCTATATCTTCCCGGCGCAAAAAAAGCCCCTTTCCGGCCAGTTCGAGCGCAGTTTCCCGGGAGTCCACTTCCTCCAGTTTAATGATGAGAGGGGATTCTTTATGGATGTGGTCCAGAAAGAAGGGCACCGGCTTTCCCAACAACTCGATGAAAACGACCGGCGCATCGAAGAAGTCGTCGAGGAATTGCTCGTCGACCTTTAACTTCAGGGCGCCTTCCGCTCCAAAGGCCTTTCCCGTCCGGCCAATTTTTATGTATTCTTCCATAGCCTACTGATATCGGATGAGCCGCTGCCGCACGCTAAACCCTTTTTCCACTTTCTCTTCCCAGGGCAGCGACTGGCAAACCCCATCTTCGGTGTTGCCCCCGCAACAATCCCGGCAAAGGGTATCCCAGATGTTCAATTCCCGGTAAACGAGGCCCACTCCCCTGGCGTATTGCTCTGTTGCCAGGCGCAATTCCAGGAAGTTGTTGAGATAGCGGTTGTCCGCATTCTGAACCGTCACTACTTCTTCGAATTCGAGGCTGCCGACTGTAGCCGGCGCCCCTGCCTCCAGAATGCGGTACTGCCAGCCTTTGAACATCTGAACGCTTTCTCCGGCGACAAAAACGAACCTGAGTTCGTCAAAAAAGGCATTGCCGTCCCAAAATTTGCCTGCCCGGACCGGGAAAACCAGCTTGGTAAAGCGGAGGTTGTCTTCGACGCGGGTGGCGCGCTGCTCGTCGCGGGAAAGGGTGAGCACCCGCTCTACCTGCCAGGGCAGGGTGTCGTTGCGGCGATAGTAGCGCTCCACGCGGTACAGCGCCTCGCCGGCATTGTCCAGCAGGGTATCGGCGACGACTTCCCGGATGAAAGTCCGAAAGCTGTCAACCGCCGTGCCGCCTACCGCAGGATCGTAGATGATGGAATCCACTTCGTACTCCCAGCTTCGGCCCACCTCCAGGGGGAAATAATCGTAGCCGAAGTCCTCGATGCGGGTATCTTCGACCTCGCGCTTGTTGCAGGCGAGGAAAAAGGCAAAGGCCAGGATGAACAAGAGAATCGAGGTTTTTATCGGCATAAG
This genomic window contains:
- the rimM gene encoding 16S rRNA processing protein RimM, with translation MEEYIKIGRTGKAFGAEGALKLKVDEQFLDDFFDAPVVFIELLGKPVPFFLDHIHKESPLIIKLEEVDSRETALELAGKGLFLRREDIAEESLEQPLNLSALEGFRIFDQALGEVGRIEEVIELPQQLMAVLQYEGREVLIPLSSQLILEVDAEGQRIEMDLPEGLLEL
- a CDS encoding glycosyltransferase — translated: MIRICGSLARAGYEVLLVGRMRRASRPLREEAFKQKRLPCFFEKGKLFYLEYNLRLLLFLLATPFDVVNAVDLDTLLPGFLVSRLKGKPCVYDAHEYFTEVPEVVRRPAVKRLWEGVARFAIPRLKYAYTVGPGLARLLEKRYGTPFSVIRNVPLPTASPAGKSVPVSEPYIILYQGALNEGRGLEFAIEAMQKMEGAVLWLAGEGDLSASLREQVRDSGLAEKVRFLGYLPPAELPALTSRAYIGLNLLENKGLSYYYSLANKAFDYIQAGVPSLNMAFPEYVQLQEEYGVFVLLEELSSAAISRAIHKLLQDKEWHEQIRNNCLRAGEALNWEKEERQLLAFYRDICPMA
- a CDS encoding T9SS type A sorting domain-containing protein; amino-acid sequence: MGRALCLALFFALLSFSAAEAQDFIMQGCYWSCPEDDPNMEVDTAALQFWVERMEKQAIELSYSGFSYLWLPSLKMNSPEAVKRLLLSLQKKGIQPIANLEVGDDSLSFGSQAGHLQERFDVKAYSLHRKQELNPQATAREINEMFVKGTLPQFVVAALPFSSDPARLGKWAAEVIYHLNPAARPEIDPRVYDYPLREALRQACTDSAFDVRLVFERSIRDASAISGFNIVTMANHPVFKNQNNKKGDWDDPISDPLLAYAYILTNNQLGLPTIYYGDYYGDQSELPEYAGKKPLKEQIDQLIKAHKDYIYGSTAVEYLNRFNTDKASFYLSALNGVDSTRVLIFQMDGTNTPAGEASNGAGKDVLVAINFGNDTLQAIQEINYSNLRPGDHFTDVLGSSLSPRLTVFNDTAHSIRNAVLLRLPPRSFGAWVQGRAEKVSASRITLAASSFTDYIELNWDVAYEAAAIGYEVERSVNGKDFKRLASIAPMGQGEESASYLYIDKDIFLNEQLEYRIKMLDNEGGYEYSPPVKTRLKDKELSFELHEGPGEWMKTIRVKSNYSARAEVELFDAKGTRVFQRTESIQKGSNLSELDLSRLPNGVYYLSFSVGAGKAWSRRLVKQ
- a CDS encoding glycosyltransferase family 2 protein, with translation MLSILIPVYNFDVRVLVEELHRQALGLSLPAEILCFDDGSAEQWKTLNREVALLSSVRYKEWPENLGRSRIRNALADAARGSHLLFLDCDSEAPDQAYLQRYVEALEPESVLYGGRIYLESPPGDPKLLLHWRYGSQREQMPPARRRKHPYHHFMTNNFLIPSSVFREIRFDERLRQYGHEDTLFGMELLAGNVAIRHIDNPLIHIGLEPARAFLDKARDGVHNLAFLYRSGTGIETRLTLFYEKLYRAGLAAPAKVALAALRPWFFRNLLSGRPSLFLFDLYKLSLLLEEM